Proteins found in one Onychomys torridus chromosome 21, mOncTor1.1, whole genome shotgun sequence genomic segment:
- the Eif2b4 gene encoding translation initiation factor eIF-2B subunit delta isoform X1 — MPTQQPAARTGLPKPSRSLSGSLCALFSDAESRSEMKAAELSPRPGAAGREMTQEEKLQLRKEKKQQKKKRKEERGADPDVGSSVSAAQCQGAPTRELPGPGSEPGPAGEKVPAGRSKAQLRAERRAKQEAERALKQAKKGEQGGPPPQACPSTAGEATAGVKHLPEHAQVDDPTLLRRLIRKPERQQVPTRKDYGSKVSLFSHLPQYSRQNSLTQYMSIPSSVIHPAMVRLGLQYSQGLLSGSNARCIALLRALQQVIQDYTTPPNEELSRDLVNKLKPYISFLTQCRPLSASMCNAIKFLNKEITGMSSSKREEEAKSELKEAIDRYVQEKIVLAAQAISRFASKKISDRDVILVYGCSSLVSRILREAWAEGKRFRVVVVDSRPRLEGRHMLRSLVRAGIPSSYLLIPAASYVLPEVSKVLLGAHALLANGSVMSRVGTAQLALVARAHNVPVLVCCETYKFCERVQTDAFVSNELDDPDDLQCKRGEQVALAHWQDHSSLRLLNLVYDVTPPELVDLVITELGMIPCSSVPVVLRVKSSDQ; from the exons ATGCCAACCCAGCAGCCTGCTGCGCGGACGGGTCTCCCCAAGCCCTCCCGGAGCCTCTCTGGTTCACTCTGTGCCCTGTTTTCTGATGCAGAGTCGAGATCCGAGATGAAGGCGGCAGAACTGTCTCCTCGGCCAGGG GCAGCGGGGCGGGAGATGACCCAAGAAGAAAAGCTTCAGCTtcggaaagaaaagaaacagcagaagAAGAAacggaaggaggaaaggggggcAGACCCAGACGTTGGCTCTTCTGTATCTGCAGCTCAATGTCAAG GAGCCCCAACCAGAGAACTCCCAGGACCGGGTAGTGAGCCGGGTCCTGCCGGGGAGAAAGTTCCAGCTGGCCGGAGCAAGGCCCAACTTCGTGCAGAAAGGAGAGCCAAGCAGGAGGCAGAACGGGCCCTGAAACAGGCAAAAAAGGGGGAACAAGGAGGACCCCCTCCTCAGGCCTGCCCCAGCACAGCTGGAGAAGCCACCGCAG GAGTGAAGCATCTCCCTGAGCACGCCCAGGTCGATGACCCCACACTTCTGAGGAGGCTTATTAGAAAACCAGAGCGACAACAG GTTCCTACACGAAAGGATTATGGATCCAAAGTCAGTCTCTTCTCCCACCTACCCCAGTACAGCAGACAAAACTCCTTGACGCAGTACATGAG CATCCCATCCTCTGTGATCCACCCAGCCATGGTACGACTCGGTCTGCAGTATTCCCAGGGCCTCCTCAGTGGCTCCAATGCCCGGTGTATCGCACTGCTCCGTGCCTTGCAGCAG GTGATTCAGGATTACACAACACCTCCCAACGAGGAACTCTCCAGGGATCTTGTAAATAAACTCAAACCCTACATCAG CTTCCTGACCCAGTGCCGCCCCCTGTCGGCAAGCATGTGCAACGCCATCAAGTTCCTTAACAAGGAAATCACTGGCATGAGCAGCTCCAAGCGGGAAGAGGAG GCCAAGTCAGAACTTAAAGAAGCCATTGATCGGTATGTGCAAGAGAAGATTGTGCTTGCAGCTCAGGCAATCTCACGATTTGCCTCTAAGAAGATCAGTGATAGAGATGTGATCCTGGTATATGGATG CTCATCTCTGGTGTCACGAATTCTCCGGGAAGCTTGGGCGGAGGGCAAGCGGtttcgggtggtggtggtggacagtCGGCCCCGACTGGAGGGAAGGCATATGCTCCGTTCTCTGGTCCGTGCTGGGATCCCCTCCTCCTACCTTCTGATCCCTGCGGCCTCCTATGTGCTCCCAGAG gtttctaaggTGCTGCTGGGAGCCCATGCACTCCTGGCCAACGGCTCTGTGATGTCACGGGTAGGAACAGCACAGCTAGCCCTCGTAGCCCGAGCACATAATGTCCCAGTACTGGTCTGCTGTGAGACATACAAGTTCTGTGAGCGCGTGCAGACCGATGCCTTTGTCTCTAACGAGCTGG ACGACCCTGACGACCTGCAGTGTAAGCGGGGAGAGCAGGTGGCCCTGGCTCACTGGCAGGACCACTCATCGCTCAGGTTGTTGAATCTGGTCTATGATGTGACTCCCCCTGAACTCGTGGATCTGGTGATCACAGAATTGGGCATGATCCCTTGTAGTTCAGTGCCTGTTGTCCTTCGAGTCAAGAGCAGTGATCAGTGA
- the Eif2b4 gene encoding translation initiation factor eIF-2B subunit delta isoform X3 codes for MTQEEKLQLRKEKKQQKKKRKEERGADPDVGSSVSAAQCQGAPTRELPGPGSEPGPAGEKVPAGRSKAQLRAERRAKQEAERALKQAKKGEQGGPPPQACPSTAGEATAGVKHLPEHAQVDDPTLLRRLIRKPERQQVPTRKDYGSKVSLFSHLPQYSRQNSLTQYMSIPSSVIHPAMVRLGLQYSQGLLSGSNARCIALLRALQQVIQDYTTPPNEELSRDLVNKLKPYISFLTQCRPLSASMCNAIKFLNKEITGMSSSKREEEAKSELKEAIDRYVQEKIVLAAQAISRFASKKISDRDVILVYGCSSLVSRILREAWAEGKRFRVVVVDSRPRLEGRHMLRSLVRAGIPSSYLLIPAASYVLPEVSKVLLGAHALLANGSVMSRVGTAQLALVARAHNVPVLVCCETYKFCERVQTDAFVSNELDDPDDLQCKRGEQVALAHWQDHSSLRLLNLVYDVTPPELVDLVITELGMIPCSSVPVVLRVKSSDQ; via the exons ATGACCCAAGAAGAAAAGCTTCAGCTtcggaaagaaaagaaacagcagaagAAGAAacggaaggaggaaaggggggcAGACCCAGACGTTGGCTCTTCTGTATCTGCAGCTCAATGTCAAG GAGCCCCAACCAGAGAACTCCCAGGACCGGGTAGTGAGCCGGGTCCTGCCGGGGAGAAAGTTCCAGCTGGCCGGAGCAAGGCCCAACTTCGTGCAGAAAGGAGAGCCAAGCAGGAGGCAGAACGGGCCCTGAAACAGGCAAAAAAGGGGGAACAAGGAGGACCCCCTCCTCAGGCCTGCCCCAGCACAGCTGGAGAAGCCACCGCAG GAGTGAAGCATCTCCCTGAGCACGCCCAGGTCGATGACCCCACACTTCTGAGGAGGCTTATTAGAAAACCAGAGCGACAACAG GTTCCTACACGAAAGGATTATGGATCCAAAGTCAGTCTCTTCTCCCACCTACCCCAGTACAGCAGACAAAACTCCTTGACGCAGTACATGAG CATCCCATCCTCTGTGATCCACCCAGCCATGGTACGACTCGGTCTGCAGTATTCCCAGGGCCTCCTCAGTGGCTCCAATGCCCGGTGTATCGCACTGCTCCGTGCCTTGCAGCAG GTGATTCAGGATTACACAACACCTCCCAACGAGGAACTCTCCAGGGATCTTGTAAATAAACTCAAACCCTACATCAG CTTCCTGACCCAGTGCCGCCCCCTGTCGGCAAGCATGTGCAACGCCATCAAGTTCCTTAACAAGGAAATCACTGGCATGAGCAGCTCCAAGCGGGAAGAGGAG GCCAAGTCAGAACTTAAAGAAGCCATTGATCGGTATGTGCAAGAGAAGATTGTGCTTGCAGCTCAGGCAATCTCACGATTTGCCTCTAAGAAGATCAGTGATAGAGATGTGATCCTGGTATATGGATG CTCATCTCTGGTGTCACGAATTCTCCGGGAAGCTTGGGCGGAGGGCAAGCGGtttcgggtggtggtggtggacagtCGGCCCCGACTGGAGGGAAGGCATATGCTCCGTTCTCTGGTCCGTGCTGGGATCCCCTCCTCCTACCTTCTGATCCCTGCGGCCTCCTATGTGCTCCCAGAG gtttctaaggTGCTGCTGGGAGCCCATGCACTCCTGGCCAACGGCTCTGTGATGTCACGGGTAGGAACAGCACAGCTAGCCCTCGTAGCCCGAGCACATAATGTCCCAGTACTGGTCTGCTGTGAGACATACAAGTTCTGTGAGCGCGTGCAGACCGATGCCTTTGTCTCTAACGAGCTGG ACGACCCTGACGACCTGCAGTGTAAGCGGGGAGAGCAGGTGGCCCTGGCTCACTGGCAGGACCACTCATCGCTCAGGTTGTTGAATCTGGTCTATGATGTGACTCCCCCTGAACTCGTGGATCTGGTGATCACAGAATTGGGCATGATCCCTTGTAGTTCAGTGCCTGTTGTCCTTCGAGTCAAGAGCAGTGATCAGTGA
- the Eif2b4 gene encoding translation initiation factor eIF-2B subunit delta isoform X2 gives MAAVAVAVREESRSEMKAAELSPRPGAAGREMTQEEKLQLRKEKKQQKKKRKEERGADPDVGSSVSAAQCQGAPTRELPGPGSEPGPAGEKVPAGRSKAQLRAERRAKQEAERALKQAKKGEQGGPPPQACPSTAGEATAGVKHLPEHAQVDDPTLLRRLIRKPERQQVPTRKDYGSKVSLFSHLPQYSRQNSLTQYMSIPSSVIHPAMVRLGLQYSQGLLSGSNARCIALLRALQQVIQDYTTPPNEELSRDLVNKLKPYISFLTQCRPLSASMCNAIKFLNKEITGMSSSKREEEAKSELKEAIDRYVQEKIVLAAQAISRFASKKISDRDVILVYGCSSLVSRILREAWAEGKRFRVVVVDSRPRLEGRHMLRSLVRAGIPSSYLLIPAASYVLPEVSKVLLGAHALLANGSVMSRVGTAQLALVARAHNVPVLVCCETYKFCERVQTDAFVSNELDDPDDLQCKRGEQVALAHWQDHSSLRLLNLVYDVTPPELVDLVITELGMIPCSSVPVVLRVKSSDQ, from the exons ATGGCTGCGGTGGCGGTGGCCGTTCGCGAAG AGTCGAGATCCGAGATGAAGGCGGCAGAACTGTCTCCTCGGCCAGGG GCAGCGGGGCGGGAGATGACCCAAGAAGAAAAGCTTCAGCTtcggaaagaaaagaaacagcagaagAAGAAacggaaggaggaaaggggggcAGACCCAGACGTTGGCTCTTCTGTATCTGCAGCTCAATGTCAAG GAGCCCCAACCAGAGAACTCCCAGGACCGGGTAGTGAGCCGGGTCCTGCCGGGGAGAAAGTTCCAGCTGGCCGGAGCAAGGCCCAACTTCGTGCAGAAAGGAGAGCCAAGCAGGAGGCAGAACGGGCCCTGAAACAGGCAAAAAAGGGGGAACAAGGAGGACCCCCTCCTCAGGCCTGCCCCAGCACAGCTGGAGAAGCCACCGCAG GAGTGAAGCATCTCCCTGAGCACGCCCAGGTCGATGACCCCACACTTCTGAGGAGGCTTATTAGAAAACCAGAGCGACAACAG GTTCCTACACGAAAGGATTATGGATCCAAAGTCAGTCTCTTCTCCCACCTACCCCAGTACAGCAGACAAAACTCCTTGACGCAGTACATGAG CATCCCATCCTCTGTGATCCACCCAGCCATGGTACGACTCGGTCTGCAGTATTCCCAGGGCCTCCTCAGTGGCTCCAATGCCCGGTGTATCGCACTGCTCCGTGCCTTGCAGCAG GTGATTCAGGATTACACAACACCTCCCAACGAGGAACTCTCCAGGGATCTTGTAAATAAACTCAAACCCTACATCAG CTTCCTGACCCAGTGCCGCCCCCTGTCGGCAAGCATGTGCAACGCCATCAAGTTCCTTAACAAGGAAATCACTGGCATGAGCAGCTCCAAGCGGGAAGAGGAG GCCAAGTCAGAACTTAAAGAAGCCATTGATCGGTATGTGCAAGAGAAGATTGTGCTTGCAGCTCAGGCAATCTCACGATTTGCCTCTAAGAAGATCAGTGATAGAGATGTGATCCTGGTATATGGATG CTCATCTCTGGTGTCACGAATTCTCCGGGAAGCTTGGGCGGAGGGCAAGCGGtttcgggtggtggtggtggacagtCGGCCCCGACTGGAGGGAAGGCATATGCTCCGTTCTCTGGTCCGTGCTGGGATCCCCTCCTCCTACCTTCTGATCCCTGCGGCCTCCTATGTGCTCCCAGAG gtttctaaggTGCTGCTGGGAGCCCATGCACTCCTGGCCAACGGCTCTGTGATGTCACGGGTAGGAACAGCACAGCTAGCCCTCGTAGCCCGAGCACATAATGTCCCAGTACTGGTCTGCTGTGAGACATACAAGTTCTGTGAGCGCGTGCAGACCGATGCCTTTGTCTCTAACGAGCTGG ACGACCCTGACGACCTGCAGTGTAAGCGGGGAGAGCAGGTGGCCCTGGCTCACTGGCAGGACCACTCATCGCTCAGGTTGTTGAATCTGGTCTATGATGTGACTCCCCCTGAACTCGTGGATCTGGTGATCACAGAATTGGGCATGATCCCTTGTAGTTCAGTGCCTGTTGTCCTTCGAGTCAAGAGCAGTGATCAGTGA
- the Eif2b4 gene encoding translation initiation factor eIF-2B subunit delta isoform X4, translating into MVRLGLQYSQGLLSGSNARCIALLRALQQVIQDYTTPPNEELSRDLVNKLKPYISFLTQCRPLSASMCNAIKFLNKEITGMSSSKREEEAKSELKEAIDRYVQEKIVLAAQAISRFASKKISDRDVILVYGCSSLVSRILREAWAEGKRFRVVVVDSRPRLEGRHMLRSLVRAGIPSSYLLIPAASYVLPEVSKVLLGAHALLANGSVMSRVGTAQLALVARAHNVPVLVCCETYKFCERVQTDAFVSNELDDPDDLQCKRGEQVALAHWQDHSSLRLLNLVYDVTPPELVDLVITELGMIPCSSVPVVLRVKSSDQ; encoded by the exons ATGGTACGACTCGGTCTGCAGTATTCCCAGGGCCTCCTCAGTGGCTCCAATGCCCGGTGTATCGCACTGCTCCGTGCCTTGCAGCAG GTGATTCAGGATTACACAACACCTCCCAACGAGGAACTCTCCAGGGATCTTGTAAATAAACTCAAACCCTACATCAG CTTCCTGACCCAGTGCCGCCCCCTGTCGGCAAGCATGTGCAACGCCATCAAGTTCCTTAACAAGGAAATCACTGGCATGAGCAGCTCCAAGCGGGAAGAGGAG GCCAAGTCAGAACTTAAAGAAGCCATTGATCGGTATGTGCAAGAGAAGATTGTGCTTGCAGCTCAGGCAATCTCACGATTTGCCTCTAAGAAGATCAGTGATAGAGATGTGATCCTGGTATATGGATG CTCATCTCTGGTGTCACGAATTCTCCGGGAAGCTTGGGCGGAGGGCAAGCGGtttcgggtggtggtggtggacagtCGGCCCCGACTGGAGGGAAGGCATATGCTCCGTTCTCTGGTCCGTGCTGGGATCCCCTCCTCCTACCTTCTGATCCCTGCGGCCTCCTATGTGCTCCCAGAG gtttctaaggTGCTGCTGGGAGCCCATGCACTCCTGGCCAACGGCTCTGTGATGTCACGGGTAGGAACAGCACAGCTAGCCCTCGTAGCCCGAGCACATAATGTCCCAGTACTGGTCTGCTGTGAGACATACAAGTTCTGTGAGCGCGTGCAGACCGATGCCTTTGTCTCTAACGAGCTGG ACGACCCTGACGACCTGCAGTGTAAGCGGGGAGAGCAGGTGGCCCTGGCTCACTGGCAGGACCACTCATCGCTCAGGTTGTTGAATCTGGTCTATGATGTGACTCCCCCTGAACTCGTGGATCTGGTGATCACAGAATTGGGCATGATCCCTTGTAGTTCAGTGCCTGTTGTCCTTCGAGTCAAGAGCAGTGATCAGTGA
- the Ppm1g gene encoding protein phosphatase 1G produces the protein MGAYLSQPNTVKCSGDGVGAPRLPLPYGFSAMQGWRVSMEDAHNCIPELDNETAMFSVYDGHGGEEVALYCAKYLPDIIKDQKAYKEGKLQKALEDAFLAIDAKLTTEEVIKELAQIAGRPTEDEDDKEKVADEDDVDNEEATLLHEEATMTIEELLTRYGQNCQKGPPHTKSGPGTGDEPGPQGLNGEAGPEDPAREPPSQENGPTAKGHTGLSSNSEHGTEAGQVGEPGTATGEAGPSCSSASDKLPRVAKSKFFEDSEDESDEAEEEEDDSEECSEEEDGYSSEEAENEEEEDDTEEAEEDDEEEEEEMMVPGMEGKEEPGSDSGTTAVVALIRGKQLIVANAGDSRCVVSEAGKALDMSYDHKPEDEVELARIKNAGGKVTMDGRVNGGLNLSRAIGDHFYKRNKNLPPEEQMISALPDIKVLTLTDDHEFMVIACDGIWNVMSSQEVVDFIQSKISQRDENGELRLLSSIVEELLDQCLAPDTSGDGTGCDNMTCIIICFKPRNTVELQPESGKRKLEDALWAAEGAEEKGSSDRKKAKRD, from the exons gATGCTCACAACTGTATTCCTGAGCTGGACAATGAGACAGCCATGTTTTCTGTCTATGATGGACATGGAG GGGAGGAAGTTGCCTTGTATTGTGCCAAATATCTTCCTGATATTATCAAAGATCAGAAGGCCTACAAGGAAGGCAAGCTACAGAAG GCTTTAGAAGATGCCTTCTTGGCTATTGATGCCAAGTTAACCACAGAGGAAGTCATTAAGGAATTGGCACAGATTGCAGGGAGACCCACTGAAGATGAGGATGATAAAGAAAAAGTAGCAGATGAAGATGATG TGGACAATGAAGAAGCCACACTGCTCCATGAGGAGGCCACCATGACTATTGAAGAGCTGCTGACGCGATACGGGCAGAACTGTCAGAAGGGCCCTCCCCACACCAAATCTGGACCTGGGACAGGTGACGAACCAGGGCCTCAGGGCCTCAACGGGGAGGCTGGACCCGAGGACCCCGCTAGGGAACCTCCTTCCCAGGAAAATGGCCCCACAGCCAAAGGCCACACAGGCCTTTCCTCCAACTCGGAACATGGGACTGAGGCAGGCCAAGTTGGGGAGCCTGGTACTGCTACTGGtgaggctggaccttcctgctcTTCAGCCTCTGACAAGCTGCCTCGAGTTGCTAAGTCCAAGTTCTTTGAGGACAGTGAGGATGAATCAGATGAggcggaggaggaagaggacgaCAGTGAG GAATGCAGTGAGGAAGAGGATGGCTACAgcagtgaggaggcagagaacgAGGAAGAGGAGGACGACACCGAGGAGGCCGAAGAGGatgacgaagaagaagaagaagagatgatGGTACCTGGAATGGAAGGCAAAGAAGAG cCTGGCTCTGACAGTGGCACCACAGCGGTGGTGGCTCTGATCCGGGGGAAGCAGCTGATTGTGGCCAATGCTGGGGATTCTCGCTGTGTGGTGTCAGAAGCCGGCAAAGCCTTAGATATGTCTTACGACCACAAGCCAGAGGATGAGGTGGAGCTGGCACGCATCAAGAACGCCGGTGGCAAGGTCACCATGGACGGACGGGTCAACGGAGGCCTCAACCTCTCCAGGGCCATCG GAGACCACTTCTACAAGAGGAACAAAAACTTGCCACCCGAGGAACAGATGATTTCTGCCCTTCCTGACATCAAGGTGCTGACTCTCACTGATGACCATGAATTCATGGTCATTGCTTGCGATGGCATCTG GAATGTGATGAGCAGCCAGGAGGTTGTAGACTTTATTCAATCAAAAATCAGCCAACGTGATGAAAATGGGGAGCTTCGGTTACTGTCGTCCATTGTGGAAGAG CTGCTGGATCAGTGCCTGGCGCCAGACACTTCTGGGGACGGTACAGGGTGTGACAACATGACGTGCATCATCATTTGCTTCAAGCCCCGAAACACAGTAGAGCTGCAGCCCGAGAGCGGCAAGAGGAAACTGGAGGATGCGCTCTGGGCGGCGGAGGGGGCGGAAGAGAAGGGCAGCAGCGACAGGAAGAAGGCCAAGCGGGACTGA
- the Znf513 gene encoding zinc finger protein 513: MPRRKQSHPQPVKCEGVKVDTEDSFDEGPGALVLESDLLLGQDLEFEEEEEEEEGDGHNDQLMGFERDSEGDSQGARPGLPYGLSDDESGGGRALSAESEVEEPARGPGEARGERPGPACQLCGGPTGEGPCCGAGGPGGGPPAPPRLLYSCRLCAFVSHYSSHLKRHMQTHSGEKPFRCGRCPYASAQLVNLTRHTRTHTGEKPYRCPHCPFACSSLGNLRRHQRTHTGPPTPPCPTCGFRCCAPRPARPPSPAEQEGTMPRRAEDALLLPDLSLHVPPGGASFLPDCGQLRGEGEGLCGTGSEPLPELLFPWTCRGCGQELEEGEGSRLGTAMCGRCMRGEAGGGASGGPQGPSDKGFACSLCPFATHYPNHLARHMKTHSGEKPFRCARCPYASAHLDNLKRHQRVHTGEKPYKCPLCPYACGNLANLKRHGRIHSGDKPFRCSLCNYSCNQSMNLKRHMLRHTGEKPFRCATCAYTTGHWDNYKRHQKVHGHGGAGGPGLSAPEGWAPPHSPPSVLSTRGPAALGATGSRALHTDSP, from the exons ATGCCCCGGAGGAAGCAAAGCCACCCGCAGCCCGTGAAATGCGAGGGGGTCAAAG TGGACACTGAAGATTCCTTCGACGAAGGACCCGGGGCCCTGGTGTTGGAGAGTGATTTGCTACTAGGCCAAGATCTGGAgtttgaggaggaagaagaggaggaggaaggtgacgGCCACAACGACCAGCTCATGGGTTTTGAGAGAGACTCCGAAG GAGACTCTCAGGGGGCCAGACCTGGACTTCCCTACGGGCTGAGCGACGACGAGTCTGGGGGCGGCCGGGCACTGAGTGCGGAGAGCGAAGTGGAGGAGCCAGCCAGGGGTCCCGGGGAGGCCAGGGGTGAGAGGCCAGGCCCAGCCTGTCAGCTGTGTGGGGGGCCGACAGGTGAGGGGCCGTGCTGCGGGGCAGGAGGGCCGGGTGGGGGGCCCCCGGCGCCCCCACGGCTGCTGTACTCATGCCGCCTCTGCGCCTTCGTGTCCCACTACTCGAGTCACCTGAAGCGGCACATGCAGACGCACAGCGGGGAGAAGCCCTTCCGCTGCGGCCGCTGCCCCTACGCCTCAGCCCAGCTCGTCAACCTGACGCGACACACCCGCACCCATACTGGCGAGAAGCCCTACCGCTGTCCCCACTGCCCCTTTGCCTGCAGCAGCCTGGGCAACCTGAGGCGGCATCAGCGCACCCACACAGGgcctcccactcctccctgccCGACCTGTGGCTTCCGATGCTGTGCTCCACGACCAGCCCGGCCTCCCAGTCCCGCCGAGCAGGAGGGGACAATGCCCCGGCGAGcggaag ATGCTCTGCTCCTTCCAGACCTGAGCCTCCATGTGCCACCGGGTGGTGCCAGTTTCCTGCCAGACTGTGGGCAGCTGCGGGGTGAAGGGGAGGGTTTGTGTGGGACTGGATCAGAACCTCTGCCGGAGCTGCTGTTCCCTTGGACCTGTCGGGGTTGTGGTCAAGAACTGGAGGAGGGTGAGGGGAGCCGGTTGGGAACTGCCATGTGTGGGCGCTGCATGCgaggagaggctggaggaggtgccaGCGGGGGACCCCAGGGCCCCAGTGACAAAGGCTTCGCCTGTAGCCTCTGCCCCTTTGCCACTCACTATCCCAACCACCTGGCTCGGCACATGAAGACTCACAGTGGTGAGAAACCCTTCCGCTGTGCCCGCTGTCCGTATGCCTCTGCTCATCTGGATAACCTGAAACGGCACCAGCGTGTCCACACAGGAGAAAAGCCCTACAAGTGCCCCCTCTGTCCGTACGCCTGTGGCAACTTGGCCAACCTCAAGCGTCATGGCCGCATCCACTCTGGTGACAAACCTTTCCGGTGTAGCCTTTGCAACTACAGCTGCAACCAGAGTATGAACCTCAAACGTCACATGCTGCGCCATACGGGCGAGAAGCCCTTCCGCTGTGCCACCTGCGCCTACACCACAGGCCACTGGGACAATTACAAGCGCCATCAGAAGGTGCATGGCCATGGGGGGGCAGGAGGGCCTGGTCTCTCTGCCCCCGAGGGCTGGGCCCCACCTCATAGCCCACCCTCGGTTCTGAGCACTCGGGGTCCGGCAGCCCTCGGTGCTACTGGTAGCAGGGCTCTCCATACAGACTCACCTTGA
- the Snx17 gene encoding sorting nexin-17: protein MHFSIPETESRSGDSGGSAYVAYNIHVNGVLHCRVRYSQLLGLHEQLRKEYGANVLPAFPPKKLFSLTPAEIEQRREQLEKYMQAVRQDPLLGSSETFNSFLRRAQQETQQVPTEEVSLEVLLSNGQKVLVNVLTSDQTEDVLEAVAAKLDLPDDLIGYFSLFLVREKEDGAFSFVRKLQEFELPYVSVTSLRSHEYKIVLRKSYWDSAYDDDVMENRVGLNLLYAQTVSDIEHGWILVTKEQHRQLKSLQEKVSKKEFLRLAQTLRHYGYLRFDACVADFPEKDCPVVVSAGNSELSLQLRLPGQQLREGSFRVTRMRCWRVTSSVPLPSGGTSSPSRGRGEVRLELAFEYLMSKDRLQWVTITSPQAIMMSICLQSMVDELMVKKSGGSIRKMLRRRVGGTLRRSDSQQAVKSPPLLESPDASRESVVKLSSKLSAVSLRGIGSPSTDAGAVHGNFAFEGIGDEDL from the exons ATGCACTTTTCCATTCCTGAAACCGAGTCCCGCAGCGGGGACAGCGGCGGCTCCGCCTACGTG GCCTATAACATTCACGTGAATGGAGTCCTGCACTGTCGGGTGCGCTACAGCCAGCTCCTGGGGCTGCACGAGCAG cTTCGGAAGGAGTATGGGGCCAACGTGCTTCCTGCCTTCCCCCCAAAGAAGCTTTTCTCTCTGACGCCTGCAGAGATAGAGCAGAGGCGAGAGCAGTTAGAGAAGTACATGCAAGCTG TTCGGCAAGACCCATTGCTTGGGAGCAGCGAGACCTTTAATAGTTTTCTACGTCGGGCCCAACAG GAGACGCAGCAAGTCCCCACAGAGGAGGTTTCCTTGGAAGTCCTGCTCAGCAATGGACAGAAAGTTCTGGTCAATGTGCTGACTTCCGATCAGACCGAAGATGTCCTGGAG GCTGTGGCTGCAAAGCTGGATCTTCCAGATGACTTGATCGGGTATTTTAGTCTCTTCCTTGTTCGAGAAAAAGAGGATGGAGCCTTTTCTT TTGTACGGAAGCTGCAGGAGTTTGAGCTGCCTTACGTGTCTGTCACTAGTCTTCGGAGTCATGAGTACAAGATTGTGCTCAGAAAGAG TTATTGGGACTCTGCCTATGATGACGATGTCATGGAGAACCGGGTTGGCCTGAACCTGCTTTATGCTCAG ACTGTGTCAGATATCGAGCATGGGTGGATCCTGGTCACCAAAGAGCAGCACCGGCAGCTCAAATCTCTGCAAGAGAAAGTCTCCAAGAAGGAG TTCTTGCGGCTGGCCCAGACTCTGCGGCACTATGGTTACCTGCGCTTCGATGCCTGCGTGGCTGACTTTCCAGAGAAGGACTGCCCTGTGGTGGTCAGCGCAGGCAACAGCGAGCTCAGTCTCCAGCTGCGGCTGCCTGGCCAGCAACTCCGCGAAGGCTCTTTCCGGGTCACCCGTATGCGATGCTGGCGGGTCACCTCCTCT GTGCCGCTTCCCAGTGGAGGTACAAGCAGTCCAAGCCGGGGCCGGGGTGAGGTCCGTCTGGAACTGGCTTTTGAATACCTCATGAGCAAGGACCGTCTACAGTGGGTCACCATCACCAGCCCACAG gCCATTATGATGAGCATCTGCTTACAGTCCATGGTGGATGAGCTGATGGTGAAGAAGTCTGGGGGCAGTATCAGGAAG ATGCTGCGTCGGCGAGTGGGGGGCACCCTGAGACGTTCAGACAGCCAGCAAGCAGTGAAGTCCCCACCATTGCTC GAGTCACCAGATGCCAGCCGGGAGTCCGTGGTCAAACTCTCA AGTAAGCTGAGTGCTGTGAGCTTGCGGGGGATTGGCAGTCCCAGCACAGATGCCGGTGCCGTCCACGGCAATTTCGCCTTCGAGGGCATTGGAGATGAGGATCTGTAA